A DNA window from Pseudomonas resinovorans NBRC 106553 contains the following coding sequences:
- the groL gene encoding chaperonin GroEL (60 kDa chaperone family; promotes refolding of misfolded polypeptides especially under stressful conditions; forms two stacked rings of heptamers to form a barrel-shaped 14mer; ends can be capped by GroES; misfolded proteins enter the barrel where they are refolded when GroES binds), whose protein sequence is MAAKEVKFGDSARKKMLVGVNVLADAVKATLGPKGRNVVLDKSFGAPTITKDGVSVAKEIELKDKFENMGAQLVKDVASKANDAAGDGTTTATVLAQAIVNEGLKAVAAGMNPMDLKRGIDKATIAIVAQIKELAKPCADTKAIAQVGTISANSDDSIGNIIAEAMEKVGKEGVITVEEGSGLENELSVVEGMQFDRGYLSPYFINKPDTMVAELDGPLILLVDKKISNIREMLPVLEAVAKAGRPLLIVAEDVEGEALATLVVNNMRGIVKVAAVKAPGFGDRRKAMLQDIAILTGGTVISEEVGLSLESASLEHLGNAKRVVLSKENTTIIDGAGAQADIEARVAQIRKQVEETTSDYDKEKLQERLAKLAGGVAVIKVGAATEVEMKEKKARVEDALHATRAAVEEGVVPGGGVALVRALQAIEGLKGDNEDQNVGIALLRRAVEAPLRQIVANAGDEPSVVVDKVKQGSGNYGFNAATGIYGDMIEMGILDPAKVTRSALQAAASIGGLMITTEAMVAEVADDKAGPAMPDMGGMGGMGGMM, encoded by the coding sequence ATGGCTGCTAAAGAAGTCAAATTCGGCGATTCCGCCCGCAAGAAAATGCTGGTTGGCGTGAACGTACTGGCTGACGCCGTCAAGGCCACCCTCGGCCCGAAAGGCCGTAACGTGGTTCTGGACAAGAGCTTCGGCGCTCCGACCATCACCAAGGACGGCGTTTCCGTTGCCAAGGAAATCGAGCTGAAAGACAAGTTCGAGAACATGGGCGCCCAGCTGGTGAAAGACGTTGCCTCCAAGGCCAACGACGCTGCCGGTGACGGCACCACCACCGCTACCGTTCTGGCCCAGGCCATCGTCAACGAAGGCCTGAAGGCCGTTGCCGCCGGCATGAACCCGATGGACCTGAAGCGCGGCATCGACAAGGCCACCATCGCCATCGTTGCCCAGATCAAAGAGCTGGCCAAGCCCTGCGCCGACACCAAGGCCATTGCCCAGGTAGGCACCATCTCCGCCAACTCCGACGACTCCATCGGCAACATCATTGCCGAAGCCATGGAGAAAGTTGGCAAGGAAGGCGTGATCACCGTTGAAGAAGGCTCGGGCCTGGAAAACGAACTGTCCGTCGTTGAAGGCATGCAGTTCGACCGCGGCTACCTGTCCCCCTACTTCATCAACAAGCCGGACACCATGGTCGCCGAGCTCGACGGCCCGCTGATCCTGCTGGTGGACAAGAAGATCTCCAACATCCGCGAAATGCTGCCGGTCCTGGAAGCAGTCGCCAAAGCCGGCCGCCCGCTGCTGATCGTCGCTGAAGACGTCGAAGGCGAAGCCCTGGCTACCCTGGTTGTGAACAACATGCGTGGCATCGTCAAAGTCGCAGCTGTCAAGGCTCCGGGCTTCGGCGACCGCCGCAAGGCCATGCTGCAGGACATCGCCATCCTGACCGGCGGCACCGTGATTTCCGAAGAAGTCGGCCTGTCCCTGGAAAGCGCCTCCCTGGAGCACCTGGGCAACGCCAAGCGCGTTGTGCTGAGCAAGGAAAACACCACCATCATCGACGGCGCCGGCGCCCAGGCTGACATCGAAGCCCGCGTTGCCCAGATCCGCAAGCAAGTCGAGGAAACCACCTCCGACTACGACAAGGAAAAACTGCAAGAGCGTCTGGCCAAGCTGGCCGGCGGTGTTGCCGTGATCAAGGTCGGTGCGGCTACCGAAGTCGAGATGAAAGAGAAGAAAGCCCGCGTTGAAGACGCCCTGCACGCTACCCGTGCCGCCGTCGAAGAAGGCGTGGTTCCTGGCGGTGGCGTAGCCCTGGTACGTGCTCTGCAGGCCATCGAAGGCCTGAAGGGCGACAACGAAGACCAGAACGTCGGTATCGCCCTGCTGCGTCGCGCGGTAGAAGCTCCGCTGCGCCAGATCGTCGCCAACGCCGGTGACGAGCCGAGCGTGGTAGTCGACAAGGTCAAGCAAGGTTCCGGCAACTACGGCTTCAACGCCGCTACCGGCATCTACGGCGACATGATCGAGATGGGCATCCTGGACCCGGCCAAGGTCACCCGTTCCGCGCTGCAAGCCGCTGCCTCCATCGGCGGCCTGATGATCACCACCGAGGCCATGGTTGCCGAAGTGGCTGACGACAAAGCCGGTCCGGCCATGCCGGACATGGGCGGCATGGGCGGCATGGGCGGCATGATGTAA
- a CDS encoding co-chaperone GroES: protein MKLRPLHDRVVIRRSEEETKTAGGIVLPGSAAEKPNRGEVVAVGTGRLLDNGEVRALAVKVGDQVVFGPYSGSNTIKVDGEELLVMGESEILAVVEA from the coding sequence ATGAAGCTTCGTCCTCTGCATGACCGCGTCGTCATCCGTCGCAGCGAAGAAGAGACCAAAACCGCTGGCGGCATCGTGCTGCCGGGCTCGGCCGCCGAGAAGCCGAACCGTGGCGAAGTCGTCGCTGTAGGCACCGGTCGCCTGCTGGACAACGGCGAAGTACGTGCGCTGGCCGTCAAGGTCGGCGACCAGGTTGTGTTCGGCCCGTACTCCGGCAGCAACACCATCAAGGTCGATGGCGAAGAGCTGCTGGTGATGGGCGAGAGCGAAATCCTCGCTGTCGTCGAAGCCTGA
- a CDS encoding FxsA family protein — translation MRAFLFLFLLFPLIELAVLIQVGSVIGVLPTLLLVVGTAVLGSVLLRVAGVATAWRARERLARGEVPEQEVLEGLLIAVGGGLLLLPGFISDIFGLLCLIPFTRRLFIRNLRQRAQDQALRQRAFADDLAARTGQTRPNVIEGEYERRDR, via the coding sequence ATGCGCGCGTTCCTCTTTCTGTTCCTGCTCTTTCCGCTGATCGAGCTGGCCGTCCTGATCCAGGTCGGCAGCGTGATCGGCGTTCTGCCGACCCTGTTGCTGGTGGTCGGTACCGCCGTGCTCGGCAGCGTGCTGCTGCGGGTGGCTGGCGTGGCCACCGCCTGGCGGGCCCGCGAGCGCCTGGCCCGTGGCGAAGTCCCCGAGCAGGAAGTGCTCGAAGGCCTGCTGATCGCCGTCGGTGGCGGCCTGCTGTTGCTGCCGGGCTTCATCAGCGACATCTTCGGCCTGCTCTGCCTGATTCCCTTCACCCGCCGCCTGTTCATCCGCAATCTGCGCCAGCGGGCCCAGGACCAGGCCTTGCGCCAGCGCGCATTCGCCGACGACCTGGCTGCGCGAACCGGCCAGACCCGCCCGAATGTGATCGAAGGCGAGTACGAGCGTCGCGACCGATAA
- a CDS encoding HugZ family protein, with translation MSVKAAKHARELLLKEYQGVLSTHSKAMPGFPFGSVVPYCLDAEGRPLILISRIAQHTHNLQKDPRCSLLVGERGAEDVQAAGRLTLLAEARQISAADEVDAAASRYYRYFPQAADYHSTHDFDFWRLEPVRARFIGGFGAIHWVDHLVLANAFAGDAEISMIEHMNSDHANAIAHYVELAGLPRESAAEMVGIDTEGFHLRIGQTVHWLPFPTSCNNPGAVRQALVQLARAEVWPTSGDAVA, from the coding sequence GTGAGCGTGAAAGCCGCAAAGCATGCACGAGAATTGCTGCTCAAGGAATACCAGGGGGTGCTCTCCACCCACTCCAAGGCCATGCCGGGCTTCCCTTTCGGATCAGTGGTGCCCTACTGCCTGGATGCCGAAGGACGGCCGCTGATCCTCATCAGCCGCATCGCCCAGCACACCCATAACCTGCAGAAGGACCCGCGCTGCTCCCTGCTGGTTGGCGAACGCGGCGCCGAGGACGTGCAGGCCGCCGGCCGCCTGACGCTGCTGGCCGAAGCGCGGCAGATCAGCGCCGCCGACGAAGTGGACGCCGCCGCCAGCCGTTACTACCGCTACTTCCCCCAGGCGGCGGACTACCACAGCACCCATGATTTCGATTTCTGGCGCCTGGAACCGGTGCGCGCCCGCTTCATCGGCGGTTTCGGCGCCATCCACTGGGTTGACCACCTGGTGCTGGCCAACGCCTTCGCCGGCGACGCCGAAATCAGCATGATCGAGCACATGAACAGCGACCACGCCAACGCCATCGCCCACTACGTGGAGCTGGCCGGGCTGCCCCGGGAGTCGGCGGCGGAGATGGTCGGGATCGACACTGAAGGATTCCACCTACGTATCGGTCAGACAGTTCATTGGCTGCCCTTCCCAACATCCTGTAACAACCCTGGCGCAGTCCGTCAGGCCTTGGTACAGCTGGCGCGCGCTGAAGTCTGGCCGACCAGTGGCGATGCCGTGGCTTGA
- a CDS encoding SDR family oxidoreductase, translating into MQLKDKVIIITGGCQGLGRAMGEYLAAKGAKLALVDLNQEKLDEAVAACKAAGGDARAYLCNVANEEQVTHMVAQVAEDFGAINGLVNNAGILRDGLTIKVKDGEMTKMSLAQWQAVIDVNLTGVFLCTREVAAKMIELENQGAIINISSISRAGNMGQANYSAAKAGVAADTVVWAKELARYGIRVAGVAPGFIETDMVASMKPEALEKMTSGIPLRRLGKPMEIAHSVAYILENDYYTGRVLELDGGLRL; encoded by the coding sequence ATGCAACTCAAAGACAAGGTCATCATCATCACCGGCGGTTGCCAGGGCCTCGGCCGCGCCATGGGCGAATACCTGGCGGCCAAGGGCGCGAAACTCGCCCTGGTGGACCTGAACCAGGAGAAGCTCGATGAGGCCGTGGCCGCCTGCAAGGCCGCCGGTGGCGACGCCCGTGCCTACCTGTGCAACGTGGCCAACGAAGAGCAGGTGACCCACATGGTCGCCCAGGTGGCCGAGGACTTCGGTGCCATCAATGGCCTGGTGAACAACGCCGGCATCCTGCGCGACGGCCTGACCATCAAGGTCAAGGACGGCGAAATGACCAAGATGAGCCTGGCCCAGTGGCAGGCGGTGATCGACGTCAACCTGACCGGCGTGTTCCTCTGCACCCGTGAAGTGGCCGCCAAGATGATCGAACTGGAGAACCAGGGCGCGATCATCAACATCTCCTCCATTTCCCGCGCCGGCAACATGGGCCAGGCCAACTACTCCGCGGCCAAGGCCGGGGTCGCCGCCGACACCGTGGTCTGGGCCAAGGAACTGGCGCGCTACGGCATCCGCGTGGCGGGTGTGGCTCCCGGTTTCATCGAGACCGACATGGTCGCCAGCATGAAACCCGAAGCCCTGGAGAAGATGACCTCCGGTATCCCCCTGCGTCGCCTGGGCAAACCGATGGAAATCGCCCACTCGGTGGCCTACATCCTGGAAAACGACTACTACACCGGTCGTGTCCTGGAACTGGACGGCGGCCTGCGCCTGTAA
- a CDS encoding PA2778 family cysteine peptidase, whose protein sequence is MRVWLAVLVLALAGCAGQGPMLPADSERLPERVELTQTPFYPQEIYQCGPAALATLLVQRGVDTSPEALVPKVYLPGRQGSLKLELVAAARQNGMLVYPLEPELDALLAQVAAGNPVLVMQNLGLDWLPRWHFAVVVGYDRAKGELVLRSGTEKRWVTDLRSFDRTWQRAERWAVVTLPPEQLPAEARLEPWIKAASDLEETAQRPVAERAYRTAAKHWPQEPLPLFALANARYADGDRDGAERALRESLGRKPDYALGWFNLSELLNEKGCAAQAGQARACARQLAPNDPRMAAPLGATPAGKAQCQAVPVCGLTPL, encoded by the coding sequence ATGCGCGTCTGGCTCGCCGTGCTGGTTCTGGCGCTGGCGGGCTGCGCCGGGCAGGGTCCCATGCTGCCCGCCGATAGCGAGCGGCTGCCCGAGCGGGTGGAGCTGACGCAGACGCCGTTCTACCCCCAGGAGATCTACCAGTGCGGCCCGGCCGCACTGGCCACCCTGTTGGTCCAGCGCGGGGTGGATACCTCGCCCGAGGCGCTGGTGCCCAAGGTCTACCTGCCGGGACGCCAGGGCAGCCTGAAGCTGGAACTGGTGGCGGCGGCGCGTCAGAACGGGATGCTGGTGTATCCGCTGGAACCCGAGCTGGATGCCTTGCTGGCCCAGGTGGCGGCGGGCAACCCGGTGCTGGTGATGCAGAACCTCGGCCTCGATTGGCTGCCCCGCTGGCACTTCGCGGTGGTGGTGGGCTATGACCGGGCCAAGGGCGAGCTGGTGCTGCGTTCGGGCACGGAGAAGCGCTGGGTGACCGACCTGCGCAGCTTCGACCGCACCTGGCAGCGTGCCGAGCGCTGGGCCGTGGTGACCTTGCCGCCGGAGCAACTGCCGGCCGAGGCGCGCCTGGAACCCTGGATCAAGGCCGCCAGCGACCTGGAGGAAACGGCCCAACGGCCGGTGGCCGAGCGCGCCTACCGTACGGCGGCGAAGCATTGGCCGCAGGAACCGTTGCCGCTCTTCGCCCTGGCCAATGCCCGCTATGCCGACGGCGACCGCGACGGCGCCGAGCGCGCCCTGCGGGAAAGCCTGGGACGCAAGCCGGATTACGCCCTGGGCTGGTTCAACCTGTCCGAGTTGCTCAACGAGAAGGGTTGCGCGGCCCAGGCCGGCCAGGCCCGAGCTTGTGCGCGGCAGCTGGCGCCGAACGATCCGCGCATGGCCGCTCCCCTGGGGGCAACGCCCGCGGGCAAGGCGCAGTGCCAGGCAGTGCCGGTGTGCGGGTTGACGCCCTTGTAG
- a CDS encoding PA2779 family protein: MLTPSCNRRLASLLIASQFVFLAQMPMAQAAMIGTPQAVEAPQAAQQQPVDREQLRAMLDDRAVQQKLESLGVPREQVEARIASLTPAELQQFNQRLEQEPAGGWVGIIVLFLVIFIITDMLCATDIFSFIKCIN; this comes from the coding sequence ATGCTCACACCTTCCTGCAACCGCCGCCTTGCCTCCCTGCTGATCGCAAGCCAGTTCGTCTTTCTTGCCCAGATGCCCATGGCACAAGCCGCCATGATTGGTACGCCGCAAGCCGTGGAGGCGCCGCAGGCGGCGCAGCAGCAGCCGGTGGACCGCGAGCAGCTGCGGGCCATGCTCGATGACCGGGCGGTACAGCAGAAGCTCGAATCCCTCGGCGTCCCGCGCGAGCAGGTCGAGGCGCGGATCGCCAGCCTGACCCCGGCCGAACTGCAGCAGTTCAACCAGCGCCTGGAGCAGGAGCCGGCGGGTGGCTGGGTCGGCATCATCGTGCTGTTCCTGGTGATCTTCATCATCACCGACATGCTCTGCGCCACCGATATCTTCAGCTTCATCAAGTGCATCAATTGA
- a CDS encoding sigma-70 family RNA polymerase sigma factor, with protein sequence MNHGADALPPPPADSLHRLYSDHHGWLTGWLRRRLGCPQNAADLAQDTFLRVLLAREKPVILEPRAFLTTVAKRVLANHYRRQDIERAYLEALAAQPEILAPSEEERAIVLETLVELDRLLDGLPAVAKRVFLLAQVDGMTYAEIAEQLDISLSTVKRHMVKAAQRCYFAESC encoded by the coding sequence TTGAATCACGGCGCCGACGCCCTGCCGCCCCCGCCGGCCGACTCCCTGCACCGCCTCTACAGCGACCACCACGGTTGGCTGACGGGCTGGCTGCGGCGGCGCCTCGGATGCCCGCAGAATGCCGCCGACCTCGCCCAGGACACCTTCCTGCGCGTGCTGCTGGCACGGGAGAAGCCGGTCATCCTCGAGCCGCGCGCCTTCCTCACCACGGTGGCCAAGCGCGTGCTGGCCAACCACTACCGCCGCCAGGACATCGAACGCGCCTACCTCGAAGCCCTCGCCGCGCAGCCGGAAATCCTGGCCCCGAGCGAGGAAGAGCGCGCCATCGTCCTGGAAACCCTGGTGGAGCTCGACCGTCTGCTCGATGGCCTGCCCGCCGTGGCCAAGCGCGTATTCCTGCTGGCCCAGGTGGATGGCATGACCTACGCCGAAATCGCCGAGCAACTCGATATCTCCCTGTCCACCGTCAAGCGCCACATGGTCAAGGCCGCGCAGCGCTGCTACTTCGCGGAGAGCTGCTGA
- a CDS encoding FecR domain-containing protein has product MSLHAVDRSRIAPAAAEQAVEWLVEQQSGDFSEPRRQAWQEWRAADSEHERAWQRIESVNRGLRGLDTTLAMAALGAPARRSRRDALKLLMLCALAGGGVIGLRDSEPLLALRSDEATDVGERRALRLLDGSRLELNTASAVDIRFDAGQRWIEMRQGEILLDGARDSRPLRIHTPQGLIETMGGRLNVRILGRSSQVSLFDGDADLIKDGQRQSLRPGQRANLSPMRIETAGSASEDSVAWTQGMLVASGMRLDDFLAELGRYRRGHLGCDPQVAGLLISGSYPLDHTERILAMLPKALPVEVHSLTRYWVKVHPRATG; this is encoded by the coding sequence ATGAGCCTGCACGCAGTGGATCGCAGCCGCATCGCCCCGGCCGCGGCCGAACAGGCGGTGGAGTGGCTGGTGGAACAGCAGAGCGGCGACTTCAGCGAGCCCCGCCGCCAGGCCTGGCAGGAGTGGCGCGCAGCCGACAGCGAACACGAACGCGCCTGGCAACGCATCGAGTCGGTGAACCGTGGCCTGCGCGGCCTGGATACAACGCTCGCCATGGCTGCCCTCGGCGCGCCGGCGCGCCGCAGCCGCCGCGATGCCCTGAAGCTGCTGATGCTCTGCGCCCTGGCCGGTGGCGGCGTCATCGGCCTGCGCGACAGCGAGCCCCTGCTGGCCCTGCGCAGCGACGAAGCCACCGACGTCGGCGAGCGCCGCGCCCTGCGCCTGCTGGACGGTTCGCGGCTGGAGCTGAACACCGCCAGCGCCGTGGATATCCGCTTCGATGCCGGCCAGCGCTGGATCGAGATGCGCCAGGGCGAAATCCTCCTCGACGGCGCCAGGGATTCGCGCCCATTGCGCATCCACACCCCCCAAGGGCTGATCGAGACCATGGGCGGCCGCCTCAACGTGCGCATCCTCGGACGCAGCAGCCAGGTCAGCCTGTTCGACGGCGACGCCGACCTGATCAAAGACGGCCAGCGCCAGTCGCTGCGACCCGGCCAGCGGGCCAACCTCAGTCCGATGCGCATCGAAACCGCGGGCAGCGCCAGCGAGGACAGCGTCGCCTGGACCCAGGGCATGCTGGTGGCCAGCGGCATGCGCCTGGACGACTTCCTCGCCGAACTCGGCCGCTACCGTCGCGGCCACCTCGGCTGCGACCCACAGGTGGCGGGGCTGCTGATTTCCGGCAGCTATCCCCTGGACCACACCGAACGCATCCTCGCCATGCTGCCCAAGGCGCTGCCGGTGGAGGTGCACAGCCTGACCCGCTACTGGGTCAAGGTGCATCCGCGCGCGACGGGTTGA
- a CDS encoding TonB-dependent receptor, with translation MQYPQRLRPFTRTPLARALLLGLGLAAALPAQSFAAPLEIGAQSQRQAFDIPAGPLEAALNQFGREAGVLLSFSPELTDGRTTQGLHGQFGIDDGLRQLLAGSGLDATAQDGGYSLQSTGAALVVDRQVVVGSRAPTSISELPGTVWIIDAPQLQEQTRAGVPFKEALGQLIPGLDIGPQGRTNFGQNMRGRSALVMIDGVSLNSSRGISRQFDSIDPFNVERIEVLSGASAVYGGGATGGIINIVTKKGEEGPARFNSEVGVRSGFQSSQDHDWRVAQSVSGGSEQLKGRASVAYQNNGAAYDGNGDQVMLDITQTDLQYNQAVDVMGSLDFAFANGHSLSLGAQWYDSGYDGDKGVDMGRNFSALRGEQPFEISGGASFDREPRTERSQFNATYHAPEVLGHDLYLQAYYRSEEMAFQPYPNIVFTGAGAINPSRSYYSASQQDTDYYGLKAVLVKEWDRFTLTYGADIERESFDSDQALFDLGTAAQTGGLVADEYAKVGRYPGIDTDSNSLFAQGSWRATDDLTLSGGVRRQRTNNEVGDFVAAAQQIQISKGNGTSADAIPGGEKDYQVDLYNFGAVYKLNKAQQVWANYSEGFELPDPAKYYGQGSYSAAPVNGHWVLQRGVNVKDSALDGIKTKQVELGWRHYDGGLDAQLAAFYAWSDKSITYNRTTLLVEQLDNKKRNYGLEGQANYWLTENWQVGTSALAIRSQQKVDDRWQKQDVTAASPSKLTAFVGWQGGDTSLRLQGVRTFNLSDDGNVLANGQFDGKDHKIDGYATFDLLGSHALPVGTLNFGIQNLLDKDYTTVWGQRAQVFYSANIPAELFDYRGRGRTYSLSYSLEF, from the coding sequence ATGCAGTACCCGCAACGCCTCCGCCCCTTCACCCGCACGCCCCTCGCCCGCGCCCTGCTGCTGGGCCTTGGCCTGGCTGCCGCCCTGCCCGCCCAGAGCTTCGCCGCCCCGCTGGAAATAGGCGCGCAGAGCCAGCGCCAGGCCTTCGACATCCCGGCCGGGCCGTTGGAAGCCGCGCTCAACCAGTTCGGCCGCGAAGCCGGCGTACTGCTGTCCTTCAGCCCCGAGCTGACCGACGGCCGCACGACCCAGGGCCTGCATGGCCAGTTCGGCATCGACGACGGCCTGCGCCAGTTGCTGGCCGGCAGCGGCCTGGATGCCACGGCCCAGGACGGCGGCTACAGCCTGCAATCCACCGGCGCCGCCCTGGTGGTGGACCGCCAGGTGGTGGTCGGCTCCCGCGCGCCCACCAGCATCAGCGAGCTGCCGGGCACCGTGTGGATCATCGACGCGCCCCAGCTGCAGGAGCAGACCCGGGCCGGCGTGCCCTTCAAGGAAGCCCTGGGCCAGTTGATCCCGGGCCTGGACATCGGCCCCCAGGGCCGGACCAACTTCGGCCAGAACATGCGCGGCCGCAGTGCCCTGGTGATGATCGACGGCGTGTCCCTGAACAGTTCCCGTGGCATCAGCCGCCAGTTCGACTCCATCGACCCGTTCAACGTCGAGCGCATCGAAGTGCTGTCCGGCGCCAGCGCTGTCTACGGTGGCGGCGCCACCGGCGGCATCATCAACATCGTCACCAAGAAGGGCGAAGAAGGCCCGGCGCGGTTCAACAGCGAAGTGGGCGTGCGCAGCGGCTTCCAATCCAGCCAGGACCACGACTGGCGCGTGGCCCAGTCGGTCAGTGGCGGCAGCGAGCAGCTCAAGGGCCGCGCCTCGGTGGCCTACCAGAACAACGGCGCCGCCTACGATGGCAACGGCGACCAGGTGATGCTCGACATCACCCAGACCGACCTGCAGTACAACCAGGCGGTGGATGTCATGGGCAGCCTCGACTTCGCCTTCGCCAACGGCCACAGCCTGAGCCTGGGCGCCCAGTGGTACGACTCCGGCTACGACGGTGACAAGGGTGTCGACATGGGCCGCAACTTCTCCGCCCTGCGCGGCGAGCAGCCGTTCGAGATCAGCGGCGGCGCCAGCTTCGACCGCGAGCCGCGCACCGAGCGCAGCCAGTTCAACGCCACCTACCACGCCCCCGAAGTGCTCGGCCACGACCTCTACCTGCAGGCCTACTACCGCAGCGAGGAAATGGCCTTCCAGCCCTACCCGAACATCGTCTTCACCGGCGCCGGTGCCATCAACCCGAGCCGTTCCTACTACTCCGCGTCCCAGCAGGACACCGACTACTACGGGCTGAAAGCGGTGCTGGTGAAGGAGTGGGACCGCTTCACCCTGACCTACGGCGCCGACATCGAGCGGGAGAGCTTCGACTCCGACCAGGCCCTGTTCGACCTCGGCACCGCCGCCCAGACCGGCGGCCTGGTTGCTGACGAGTACGCCAAGGTCGGCCGCTACCCGGGCATCGACACCGACAGCAACTCGCTGTTCGCCCAGGGCAGCTGGCGAGCCACCGACGACCTCACCCTGTCCGGTGGCGTACGCCGCCAGCGCACCAACAACGAAGTCGGCGACTTCGTCGCGGCCGCCCAGCAGATCCAGATCAGCAAGGGCAACGGCACCAGCGCCGACGCCATCCCCGGCGGCGAGAAGGACTACCAGGTCGATCTCTACAACTTCGGCGCGGTGTACAAGCTGAACAAGGCGCAGCAGGTCTGGGCCAACTACTCCGAAGGCTTCGAGCTGCCCGACCCGGCCAAGTACTACGGCCAGGGCAGCTATTCCGCGGCACCGGTCAACGGTCACTGGGTGCTGCAGCGCGGCGTCAACGTGAAGGACTCGGCCCTGGACGGCATCAAGACCAAGCAGGTGGAACTGGGCTGGCGCCACTACGACGGCGGCCTGGACGCCCAATTGGCGGCCTTCTATGCCTGGTCCGACAAGAGCATCACCTACAACCGCACCACCCTGCTGGTGGAACAGCTGGACAACAAGAAGCGCAACTACGGCCTGGAAGGCCAGGCCAACTACTGGCTGACCGAGAACTGGCAGGTGGGCACCAGCGCCCTGGCCATCCGCTCCCAGCAAAAGGTGGATGACCGCTGGCAGAAGCAGGACGTGACCGCCGCCAGCCCCTCCAAGCTGACCGCCTTCGTCGGCTGGCAGGGCGGCGACACCAGCCTGCGCCTGCAGGGCGTGCGCACCTTCAACCTCTCCGACGACGGCAACGTGCTCGCCAACGGCCAGTTCGACGGCAAGGACCACAAGATCGACGGTTACGCCACCTTCGACCTGCTGGGCAGCCACGCCCTGCCGGTGGGCACCCTCAACTTCGGCATCCAGAACCTGCTGGACAAGGACTACACCACCGTCTGGGGCCAACGTGCGCAGGTGTTCTACAGCGCCAACATCCCCGCCGAACTGTTCGACTACCGTGGTCGCGGCCGTACCTACAGCCTGAGCTACAGCCTGGAGTTCTGA
- a CDS encoding DUF3016 domain-containing protein, with protein sequence MRPTLLLVVLAVVIISPAALAATTEVSFTHPEKFTDARLNRDRGRGADDFVLKDLKAHIEKLGGRYLQPGQTLKVDIRDIDLAGQYEPWRVNFQDVRVLRGVTWPRIKLHYSLEQDGKVLSSRNVAVIDQTYLQRANRYFSNDRLRYEKTMLDDWFRWNIGPQRRTAAY encoded by the coding sequence ATGCGACCCACGTTGCTCCTCGTCGTGCTCGCCGTGGTGATTATTTCCCCGGCCGCGCTGGCAGCCACCACCGAGGTCAGCTTCACCCATCCGGAGAAATTCACTGACGCGCGCCTGAACCGCGACCGTGGCCGTGGCGCTGACGATTTCGTCCTGAAGGACCTCAAGGCGCATATCGAGAAGCTGGGCGGTCGCTACCTGCAGCCGGGGCAGACCCTCAAGGTGGATATCCGCGACATCGACCTGGCCGGCCAATACGAGCCCTGGCGGGTGAACTTCCAGGATGTGCGTGTGCTGCGCGGGGTGACCTGGCCGCGCATCAAGCTGCATTACAGCCTGGAGCAGGATGGCAAGGTCCTGTCGAGCCGGAATGTCGCGGTGATCGACCAGACCTACCTGCAACGCGCCAACCGTTACTTCAGCAACGACCGCCTGCGCTACGAGAAAACCATGCTGGATGACTGGTTCCGCTGGAACATCGGCCCGCAGCGTCGCACGGCTGCCTATTGA
- a CDS encoding DUF3325 domain-containing protein, whose amino-acid sequence MLVLSFAFCYLAMVCLALAMSRQHKLVFSGAPSESRSRLLRIGAVLAMAVGLALAMVQLGGEIGGVIWLCQLMLAGLLLVALLAWKARWVLPLVAVLPVTGGLLALV is encoded by the coding sequence ATGCTGGTCCTGAGTTTCGCCTTCTGCTACCTGGCCATGGTCTGCCTGGCCCTGGCCATGTCGCGCCAACACAAACTGGTGTTCAGCGGCGCGCCGAGCGAGTCCCGCAGCCGTCTGCTGCGTATCGGCGCGGTCCTGGCCATGGCCGTCGGCCTGGCCCTGGCCATGGTCCAGCTCGGCGGCGAGATCGGCGGCGTGATCTGGCTCTGCCAGCTGATGCTCGCCGGCCTGCTGCTGGTTGCCCTGCTGGCCTGGAAGGCCCGCTGGGTGCTGCCGCTGGTGGCCGTGCTGCCAGTGACCGGTGGCCTGCTGGCGCTGGTCTGA